One part of the Triplophysa dalaica isolate WHDGS20190420 chromosome 25, ASM1584641v1, whole genome shotgun sequence genome encodes these proteins:
- the LOC130415195 gene encoding LOW QUALITY PROTEIN: proteasome subunit beta type-8-like (The sequence of the model RefSeq protein was modified relative to this genomic sequence to represent the inferred CDS: inserted 1 base in 1 codon): MCPYSLIALPPMALLNKYLNSSTAHQPSKFLKSCSSEDGVCIDLNHGTTTLAFKFRHGVIVAVDSRASAGKYIALKEANKVIEINPYLLGTMSGSAADCQYWERLLAKECRLYKLRNKERILVSAASKLLCNMMLGYRGMGLSIGSMICGWDKQGPGLYYVDDNGTRLSGRXVSTGCGNSYAYGVVDSGYREDMTVEEAYELGRRGIAHATHRDAYSGGVVNLYHMQEDGWIKVCKEDVSELIHRYKKGMF, translated from the exons ATGTGTCCTTACAGCCTTATTGCCTTACCACCTATGGCCTTATTGAACAAATACCTAAATTCAAGTACTGCCCATCAGCCCTCTAAGTTTCTGAAGTCCTGCAGCAGTGAGGATGGTGTTTGTATAGATCTGAATCATGGCACCACAACCCTGGCATTCAAGTTCCGACATGGAGTTATTGTGGCTGTTGACTCCAGAGCATCAGCTGGCAAATACATAG CATTGAAGGAGGCTAATAAAGTGATAGAGATCAACCCTTACCTGTTGGGCACCATGTCAGGCAGCGCTGCAGACTGTCAGTACTGGGAGAGACTGCTGGCTAAAGAGTGCAG ACTTTATAAACTACGCAACAAGGAGAGGATCTTGGTGTCCGCAGCATCTAAACTCCTGTGCAACATGATGTTGGGATACAGAGGGATGGGCCTCTCCATAGGCAGTATGATCTGTGGCTGGGACAAACAG GGTCCGGGTCTGTACTATGTGGATGACAACGGCACCCGTCTCTCTGGGC ACGTCTCCACTGGTTGTGGTAACAGTTATGCGTATGGTGTGGTGGACAGTGGATATCGTGAGGATATGACCGTGGAGGAGGCGTATGAGTTGGGCAGACGTGGTATTGCTCATGCCACACACAGAGATGCTTATTCTGGTGGTGTGGTCAACC TTTACCACATGCAGGAAGACGGCTGGATCAAAGTGTGTAAAGAAGACGTGTCCGAGTTAATCCACCGCTATAAGAAAGGAATGTTCtaa